A stretch of Planktothrix serta PCC 8927 DNA encodes these proteins:
- a CDS encoding type II toxin-antitoxin system VapC family toxin, whose protein sequence is MKKTFIDTNILVYSVDTDSGDKHRTSLKILRPSEQEILCVSDQILAEFYSVMTSSSQVKKPITPVDTIWRIKRLIQMPNIQLLPKPSNLTNLWLELLENHPVTGATVFDVMHVATMMSHGIRRIYTFNVDDFAWCRDMDIEVIIPE, encoded by the coding sequence ATGAAAAAGACATTCATAGATACAAATATTTTAGTTTATTCTGTAGACACCGACAGTGGGGACAAACACAGAACATCATTAAAAATTTTAAGACCTAGTGAACAGGAAATATTGTGCGTTTCCGATCAAATTCTTGCAGAATTTTATTCTGTTATGACCAGTAGTAGCCAAGTCAAAAAACCCATTACACCAGTAGACACAATATGGAGAATAAAAAGACTGATTCAAATGCCCAATATCCAACTTTTACCAAAACCATCAAACTTGACTAATCTTTGGCTGGAATTGTTGGAAAATCATCCCGTAACTGGTGCAACCGTTTTTGATGTTATGCACGTTGCTACAATGATGTCACACGGAATCAGGCGAATATATACTTTTAATGTTGATGATTTTGCTTGGTGTAGAGACATGGATATTGAAGTGATTATCCCAGAATAA
- a CDS encoding DUF2442 domain-containing protein — protein MKNNNKGEQELIEENLLEEIAKAKQAWQEAEATEPRAISVKYDQDQDLIVIHLKNGSIFSFPPRLAQGLAEATPEQLADFWIPPSGKSIHWDSLDVDFGIPELVRGIFGTKSWMAELGRKDGQSTSKAKSEAARKNGKKGGRPKNVTL, from the coding sequence ATGAAGAATAATAACAAGGGGGAGCAAGAATTAATAGAAGAAAATCTGTTAGAAGAAATTGCTAAAGCTAAACAAGCTTGGCAAGAGGCAGAAGCAACGGAACCCAGGGCTATTTCTGTAAAATATGATCAAGATCAAGATTTAATTGTAATTCACTTAAAAAATGGTAGTATTTTTAGCTTTCCGCCTCGACTCGCGCAAGGTTTAGCTGAGGCGACTCCAGAACAATTAGCAGACTTTTGGATACCGCCATCGGGTAAAAGTATTCATTGGGATAGTTTAGATGTAGATTTTGGAATTCCTGAATTAGTGAGGGGAATTTTTGGCACAAAATCTTGGATGGCTGAACTCGGACGAAAAGACGGTCAATCTACCTCAAAAGCAAAATCTGAAGCGGCTCGAAAAAATGGAAAAAAAGGAGGTAGACCTAAGAACGTTACCCTTTAA
- a CDS encoding DUF6887 family protein, giving the protein MTSNFENMTNAELRAYALKHRGKEDIEALRVLFRRRTPYRKELTFYPAENPTEKREQFERFKQIIEEKQGQKIKDTTPPLDE; this is encoded by the coding sequence ATGACATCAAATTTTGAAAACATGACCAATGCTGAACTTAGAGCTTATGCTTTGAAACACCGGGGTAAAGAAGATATTGAAGCTTTGCGGGTGTTATTCCGTCGTCGGACACCCTATAGAAAAGAGCTTACATTCTATCCAGCTGAAAATCCGACGGAGAAACGGGAACAATTTGAAAGATTTAAACAAATTATTGAAGAAAAACAAGGTCAAAAAATTAAAGATACAACACCCCCTTTAGACGAGTGA
- a CDS encoding TniQ family protein, with protein sequence MDINVAEIQPYTNDELWSPEKFPMPPRSSLHHLEPIGVGTPMVESLTSYMTRLAHSHGVFVSTLLSRVVNPLLQRTFIKNYTSRGLEPFFNRSHTLNGYGTIATDFIEVLNQLTLSNNLKFLTLSPFSNILVTKGLLRPYKAWCPICYKRWKQNQEVIYEPLLWSLNDVKVCLIHQHPLVQNCPHCHRQLLWLNWKSSLGYCSQCSQWLGGSSNTSIVTQQRWIADTLGELVANADRLSSVLTQERIQQSLTYIVHQVSEDNIAAFAAIHKIPKNTFWGWYSGKNRPPLSALTQICYNLKISLFQFLTQDFNLSAIPDRDQKVEMEYCKNTRSSARTLDFNHIENTLSLILSQAGESLPTIAEIAEQLQINRRLLSRHFPDLCHQIVTKRRNYVRMSHLTAIEHCCQEIKEAIALLHQSGEYPTESRVCELISNPGYFRYQKVRLLYKKEVQSMFSRL encoded by the coding sequence ATGGATATTAATGTAGCCGAAATTCAACCCTACACTAATGATGAGCTATGGAGTCCAGAGAAGTTTCCTATGCCGCCCCGAAGTTCTCTGCATCATTTAGAACCGATTGGTGTGGGCACTCCTATGGTTGAGAGTTTAACCAGCTATATGACAAGGTTAGCTCATTCTCATGGAGTTTTTGTCAGTACATTATTATCGAGAGTAGTTAATCCCCTGTTACAACGAACTTTTATCAAAAATTATACGAGTAGGGGATTAGAACCCTTTTTTAACCGTTCTCACACTTTAAATGGATATGGAACAATAGCTACTGACTTTATTGAGGTTTTAAATCAATTAACTTTGTCTAATAATTTAAAGTTTTTAACATTGAGCCCTTTCTCTAATATTTTGGTGACAAAAGGCTTATTGCGTCCTTATAAAGCTTGGTGTCCAATATGCTATAAACGCTGGAAACAAAATCAAGAAGTTATTTATGAGCCACTGTTATGGTCACTCAATGATGTCAAGGTCTGTTTAATACATCAACATCCTCTTGTGCAAAATTGTCCTCATTGTCATCGTCAATTACTTTGGTTAAATTGGAAATCGAGTTTAGGCTATTGTTCGCAATGCTCTCAGTGGTTAGGAGGATCTTCTAATACTTCAATTGTAACTCAGCAGAGATGGATAGCCGATACTTTGGGAGAATTGGTTGCTAATGCAGATCGGTTATCTTCTGTACTGACTCAAGAGCGTATACAACAATCTTTGACTTATATAGTGCATCAAGTTTCTGAAGACAACATCGCTGCTTTTGCTGCAATACACAAAATTCCTAAAAATACTTTTTGGGGGTGGTACTCAGGTAAAAACCGTCCCCCTTTATCTGCTTTAACACAAATTTGTTATAACTTAAAAATTTCTCTATTTCAGTTTTTGACACAAGATTTCAATCTATCGGCTATCCCAGATCGAGATCAGAAGGTTGAGATGGAATATTGCAAGAATACGCGATCATCTGCTAGAACGCTTGATTTCAATCATATTGAAAATACCCTGAGCCTGATTTTGTCTCAAGCAGGAGAGTCTTTACCAACAATTGCAGAAATAGCAGAACAGTTGCAGATTAATAGACGACTTCTTTCAAGGCATTTCCCTGACTTATGTCACCAAATTGTCACGAAACGTCGCAATTATGTTCGTATGAGCCACTTAACTGCTATTGAACACTGTTGTCAAGAAATTAAAGAGGCGATCGCCTTACTCCATCAATCAGGAGAATACCCAACCGAGTCCCGCGTATGTGAACTGATTAGTAACCCCGGCTATTTCCGTTATCAGAAGGTTAGGCTACTGTATAAGAAAGAAGTTCAATCCATGTTCAGTCGCTTGTAA
- the cas6 gene encoding type I-MYXAN CRISPR-associated protein Cas6/Cmx6, which produces MTAVSINSEEYLDLSFKLKGAPIPLDNGYPIYAAVSRICPSLHKLDSIGIHPIAGIPTSNNFLELTAQSRLKIRIHHQQIPLIYPYLTGQTFQLGQHSYQLDIPDYKPLTSSESLYSRLVVITGYQDPTTFIQAVQRKLDNLGIRGKIELLTRQDGTPQRRQLTINKQGKQFKVRGFGVKISELSPEDSLTLQEQGIGGKRKMMCGIFVPATRSKEEEEG; this is translated from the coding sequence ATGACAGCTGTATCTATTAACAGTGAAGAATATTTAGACCTAAGCTTTAAGCTAAAAGGCGCACCGATTCCTCTGGATAATGGTTATCCTATCTATGCTGCCGTGTCCCGTATTTGTCCTTCCCTTCATAAACTCGACTCTATTGGAATTCATCCTATTGCCGGAATACCAACCAGCAACAATTTCCTTGAACTCACTGCTCAATCTCGGTTAAAAATTCGGATTCATCATCAACAAATTCCTTTAATCTACCCTTACCTAACGGGTCAAACTTTTCAACTAGGTCAACATTCTTATCAACTAGATATTCCCGATTATAAACCGTTAACTTCCTCAGAAAGCCTCTACTCTCGATTAGTTGTAATTACAGGGTATCAAGACCCAACTACCTTTATTCAAGCTGTTCAACGCAAACTGGATAATTTAGGAATACGAGGAAAGATTGAACTTCTAACCCGACAAGATGGAACACCTCAACGACGACAATTGACCATCAATAAACAAGGGAAACAGTTTAAAGTCAGAGGATTTGGCGTAAAAATTAGTGAACTCAGCCCAGAAGATTCCTTAACGTTGCAAGAACAGGGAATTGGCGGAAAACGAAAGATGATGTGTGGAATATTTGTCCCGGCGACTCGTAGCAAGGAAGAGGAGGAAGGCTAA
- the cas8a1 gene encoding type I-MYXAN CRISPR-associated Cas8a1/Cmx1, which yields MIVATQPKISLSLHASDTTIMHRAGITGLYMTLKRLEAQYPSSHQRGAHISWSLTADTIELFWEGTDFVALSWLFKESFQLDDTGLIHLAGLDNDAADLSQKIQIHEGMCAVFLRLNKFYKAGKQVKTELTVEGKKVEYQYKSLTWYAHQTFADKLCETDTQQLKQDYVQITSWLYLGGIVRHARAQNMTKLEEKPEYALALLFVPVICQYWLLHLPSEDLKERKPHRYLVVIPEIKDFEDASQRRWRLQQLETKQLHVSSIGEAGLLYYSLDNIQPEGDYYQACQVWLYEKMNQSSHQRTLMSIEEIEINQNTLITYQRVQQSFQPNYEKIQPQKIFVKVNPIRSLIAENLVKGIPWWSDLWEKLVIEDTKGYLFNQLLYNRGGVIMMAENSEEDEQYLTFVKVFQQAMKGNFAKMYAKAEEGKEPPIKKKVERLRAELNSCYDKLSFQQYLSDFLVRGGLNKYFNENKESILLLIKKSHWEELRIWSLLAIASYKPKEKPNDTENSSSTNNQDLKEVSDESE from the coding sequence ATGATAGTGGCTACCCAACCCAAAATTTCCCTATCTCTCCATGCTTCGGATACGACAATAATGCACCGCGCAGGAATAACGGGACTTTACATGACTTTAAAGCGATTAGAAGCGCAATATCCCTCGTCTCATCAACGTGGAGCACATATATCATGGTCGTTGACTGCTGATACTATTGAATTATTCTGGGAGGGAACTGATTTTGTCGCATTATCATGGTTATTTAAGGAGTCTTTTCAACTGGATGATACAGGTTTAATTCATTTAGCAGGATTAGATAATGATGCGGCAGATTTAAGCCAGAAAATCCAGATTCATGAAGGAATGTGTGCTGTTTTTCTGCGTCTTAATAAGTTTTATAAAGCAGGGAAGCAGGTAAAGACCGAACTAACGGTTGAAGGAAAAAAAGTGGAGTATCAATATAAATCCCTAACATGGTACGCACATCAAACCTTTGCGGATAAGTTATGTGAAACAGATACCCAACAACTGAAACAGGATTATGTTCAAATAACCAGTTGGTTATATCTAGGGGGAATTGTACGCCATGCCAGAGCGCAAAATATGACAAAACTGGAAGAGAAACCTGAATATGCCTTAGCATTGTTATTTGTACCAGTTATTTGTCAATATTGGTTACTTCATCTTCCATCAGAAGACCTAAAGGAAAGGAAACCCCATCGCTACCTTGTGGTGATTCCAGAAATCAAGGATTTTGAAGACGCTTCCCAAAGGAGATGGCGATTACAGCAATTAGAAACTAAACAGCTTCATGTTAGTAGCATTGGCGAGGCAGGGTTACTTTATTACAGTTTAGACAATATTCAACCTGAAGGCGACTACTATCAAGCTTGTCAAGTTTGGTTATATGAAAAAATGAATCAATCTTCTCATCAACGGACGTTGATGAGTATAGAAGAAATTGAAATTAATCAGAATACTCTAATCACCTATCAACGGGTTCAACAAAGCTTTCAACCCAATTATGAGAAGATTCAACCTCAGAAAATTTTTGTTAAAGTAAATCCCATACGATCACTAATTGCTGAAAACTTAGTAAAAGGAATCCCTTGGTGGTCTGATTTATGGGAAAAATTGGTTATAGAGGATACAAAAGGATATTTATTTAACCAGTTACTTTACAATCGAGGAGGAGTCATAATGATGGCAGAGAATAGTGAAGAGGACGAACAATATCTTACTTTTGTTAAGGTATTTCAGCAAGCGATGAAGGGCAACTTTGCTAAGATGTATGCCAAGGCAGAGGAAGGAAAAGAGCCTCCAATTAAGAAGAAAGTCGAACGCTTACGGGCAGAGCTAAACAGTTGTTATGATAAATTGTCATTTCAGCAATATTTATCTGATTTTTTAGTAAGAGGAGGATTAAACAAGTATTTTAATGAGAACAAAGAGTCAATTCTACTACTAATTAAAAAATCACATTGGGAAGAATTAAGAATTTGGTCGCTGTTAGCGATCGCAAGTTATAAACCCAAGGAGAAACCCAACGATACTGAAAATAGTTCATCTACAAATAATCAAGATCTAAAAGAAGTTAGTGATGAATCAGAATAA